The sequence CACGCGAGCTGGGTTCAGAACGTCGTGAGACAGTTCGGTCTCTATCTATTGCGGGCGTTAGATGTTTGAGAGGGCTTGATTCTAGTACGAGAGGACCGAATTGAACAAACCTCTGGTGTATCAGTTGTTCCGCCAGGAGCACCGCTGAGTAGCTACGTTTGGAAGAGATAAGCACTGAAAGCATATAAGTGCGAAACTCGCCTCAAGATGAGACATCTTTTAAGGGTCGTTGGAGATGACGACGTTGATAGGCTACAGGTGTAAAGTTGGTAACAGCATAGCCGAGTAGTACTAATTACCCGTAGATTTATAGCCTAATTGGCAACGCTTAATTGCGCAATCAAGGTTCTCTCTTTGTGAACATTTTTATCGATAAAACAGTTGACAGTAAAGAGTTGACAGTTGATAGTATTATACCATCAACAATCAACCAAAAACTGACAACAATATACAACCTTTAGGGTGGTTTTAGCGGTGGGGCTCACCTGTTCCCATTCCGAACACAGAAGTTAAGCCCACCAGCGCCGATGGTACTGCGAAAGCGGGAGAGTAGGTCGCCGCCAGTTTTTATTTAAAAGTCTCATACATTCAGTTGTATGAGACTTTTTTTTGTCCTAAACCTTAAGTAAACCTTAAAATCTAACTAACTAACCCTTAGAAGCCTCAGGCATGGATTTGTAGGAGACTTTTCTTGTTCTAAATTTTAGAAATTAAGTTAAAAATAAAAGAACTTAAGTGTTTACATGATTCGAGATCTAGTTTAGGGTAAAGAAGTTAATGAAAATCAAGATAATTTAATCCAATAATCCATACTGTTGCTCCGTAGGAGCAATATCTGTGTAGAAAAAAGCTGAAGCGGTCACAAGCGCGTTCCGTAGGAACGCTATCTATTCCTCATTTGTAAATGCTGCACAGAATTTACAGGTCGCTCTGGAGGAGTTTCTCCTTCCATGAGCTTTTGTTCATATTCTACTAACAGTCCGCCGCTCTGCGGCTTTTGGAAACAACTACACATCTTGGAAAGTTATATATTGTAATTGTTTTAAGATGATTCATAAGCTTCATTTTAATGATGAATACAAGATGATTTTTATTCATCTTAAAATACCCACACAAATGTAATTTTGAATATTCATCATTCATCATTCATCATTCATCATTCATCATTCATCATTCATCATTCATCATTCATCAAAAGCAAGCTTTGAAAATAAAAAAAATCATTGTTTTTTTGACAAATAATCAAAGAATGCAGTCACCCCCCTAGCCCAGATCGAAACGGCATCCTTTTTTGTTATTTGGAAAAAGCACAGGCACAAAAAAGATACAGTGAAGAGCTGGATGAAGCTTCCAATAAAAGAGAGAAGTTTTAAAGGCCACTAATTGTAAAAACTATTCTGCTGTTGTAACTGGCAACTGGAGTAGTTACTGAAACTCCACTCAGTTGTATTTGAATAGGAATATTGGAGTATGAAGCTAATGCTAAAACTGCTTGAATTCTGAATAATTCAACAGCAGTCTGCGTGAACGGCAAATAGGTCGTTCCACCTGTTATGGTACAAAGTACGCAGAGCGTTGTACCATTTCCTGTTCTCTTGGCTGCCAAGAGCAATGAATTATGCCAAGTCGGGTTGGGTTCATAATGCACAGATACTTTTGCATTTCCTAAAAGTAAGGGAACTGATGCCGCTAAAAGAATTTGGTTGGCAACACTTTCATAAGTCCCAGAATAATTATTTCCTGCTTCTGTAATGGTAGTTATAGGTACAGTCCAATTTGTTCCACCTACAGTTAAAGTCTGAGATTTTATACTTGTTGCAAATCCTAATAGGATGATACTACATAAATATTTTAACAATTTTGTCTTAATCTTCATAATCTTAAGTTATTCGGTGATGGTATAGGTGATTACGACCGGTGTATTTGTTCTCGCAGATAGGTTTGCATAGGTGTTCGCAGATAATGTGATGGTGATGCGATGCCCGTTATTTGCGCCATTGCCGGTAAATGCGCCACCAATTCCGCTGATAATTGTTTGTGAAGTTGTAGATAAAGTTACTGTTGCAGTTGGGATTCCGAAAACGCCGGCTCCTCCTGATGATGTCGCAGCTTGTAGTCTAATATCAACTCCCGGTATCACCTGATTTATTGAGGCAGTAATTCTCCTTGTGACTCCACCTGATACGATTGCAGATGTATAATTAATCCACTTTGTGGTGTTGGGAGCAGGCGCAATCAATTGTCTTCCTGCGTCAGTAGGTGCCGTAAAATTCATTGTAATATTTCCTGCAGGTTCAATATCCATTAATGTTACAACTGGTAATGTGATGCCGATCGTTCTGTTTCCTGTTGTTTGTGAAAATGCAATACAAGAAAATAAGTTAACAGCTACAATCAATATTTTAAAATAATTCATTCTTGTTTTTTATTTTCGTTGTAACTTACTTTTACACTCTCTTGCTGATATTTTATTTCAGATTGCTGTTTTATAACATTGATAATAATATTTTTTGATTCTGATGGTTTTAGATTTATATCAAACTGATCAATCGGAATTTTATATTTTTTATCTAAACCATTCCGATATACTTTAATTTTCCAATCTCCGGGACGCAGATAAGTAAAATCAAAATTTTGCCCGATTATCGCAAGCTTTCTAAGGATCAGTTCTCCGTTTGAAACTTCAATAATTAAATTTTCTTTTTTCTTCCTATCTTTTTTGAGTGGAAGTTGTGCAAAACTTAATTTACTTTCTGGCTCAGAGTAATCAATTTTTCCCTGAATACTCGCTGCACTTGTCAACCCGAAATTAAAAATATTTTCTTTTTGATTTAAAACTAAAGAAATAGGTAAACTAAGATCTGGAATATCATTGATTTCTGTTGTTGATCTGTCGATTTCCAAAACATAGTCTCCAGGTTTTACATTTTTAAATACATAATTTCCGTTTTTGTCTATTACAGAAAGATGATTTCCTAAAATCAAACGGATGCCGTCTACTTTTTTTACTGCAAGATTATTGATCGTTCCAGAAAGTGTAGTGTATTCAGCAGTTTTTTGAATCGGAATATTCATTCTTAAAGTATAGCGAAGTGAGAAAATAAAATCTTTATTTCCAATTTCTCCTCTTTGCAAATTGTATCGTGCAGATAAATCAAATTCATGACCTCGAAAAATTTGTTGATGAAAAAGAAGTTCAAAAAGATTTCTATCCGTATAATAATCTTCGGGCATATAATTATTCTGATAAAATAAACTGAAGCTGGTTTTATCAGAAAACCGGCTCATCATTCTCACACCGTAATAAAACTGTTTCTGATTTTGCAGCTGATAGCGTGAAGTGACCGCATAACTTCCATATAGATTAAATGAAGTTTTAAACTTTTCGAAACCTACATTCGCAGTATAGAAACTTGAATTACCCGAAAATCCCGACAAGAAATTATTAGTTTTACCGAATTGTCCTTCAAAATTCAATTGAAAAATTCCAATTTGCTGGTCAAGGCTTACTTTGAAAAAATGTTCTTTATAATCAAATTCTTTCGGCATCAAGCGATCTTCATATCTTTGAAACCCGTTATAAAGCATGATTGAACCGCTGGGTAAATATTTATACTGAATTCCGTACTGCAGATATTTTCTATAAGGTGCTGCAAGAAATAGAGTGTCTCTCTGAAAATTTCTTGCATCCTGAGTATAGGTCGAAATTAAATTTATTTTTTTTGAAATCCTGAACTGTAGATTGCCATTAAACGTATTGGTATTGTTAAAATATCCTGCATATTCTGGGCTTGATCTCATGTACATGAGGTTTCCGCTGACTTGTTTAAAATTTGCATGAGTTTGCAACATGTAAGCCGTTCCTTCTGCATTATCTGTTTTACTGTAAGATGTTTCTCCAGCAATTTCAAGGTTATTATTGAGCTTAAATTTTCCTTCGATGTATGGTAAATGCGCATTAGAATCTAATCTTAGATTACTAAAACTAAAGTTTACGTTTTCCTTTCTCGAGATTTTATACAGATATCCGGTAGTAATTTCTGATTCTTTGGCAATTTTAAATTTTGTGTAAAAATTAAATTCACCTTTTATATCTCTGAAAAATCTTGGGTGATTATAAAAACCGCCAAAACTTATTTTTTTAAAATCAAATCTGATTTCTGCGCCACGCCCGTATCTCGCATATTCCGTTAAAAATGAAGAAGAGTAATTTTTATCTCCGAGATGTATGTATAAATTGTCTCGTTTGTAATTCACAAAATATTCTTCATATTGGGTAAAAGAATTGAATTCTACAGGATTTTTTGTAATTGCACGAAATTCCAATAGATTTTTGTTTTCCTGATCTAAACTTCCTTTTCCATAAATTTCGCTCTGAAATCCATCATTATATTCACCTCGGTTTTGCATTCCGACAAAAGACATTGATGCAGAGATGGGAATTCTATGAAAAATATCATCTTCAATAGGCTTTGTTGAAATTATTTTAATGCTTGTATAAATAGTTTGATTCTCTTTGGGATTTCCTACCGGATAAATTGTAAGATTTAGATTTACAAATTCATTTTTCCCTAATTCTGGGTTGGTGATTTTACTGATGGTAATTAATTTTTCTTCTCCTGCAGGTAAGTTTAGATAAATATCTTCATCAACGACAGCATTCTTACTTTCTAGAATTAAATTTTCCGAAACATTGCCGTTGTTTTTTAAAAGGAAAGTTGATTTAATAGTTTCCCCAGCTTTTACAAATTCAGGAGAATTAATTGCGGTTAATGTAAGTTTTCTGTTTCCGGAAACGATAAAATCTGAAGTTTGGATAAATTCTTCTTTTGTATTTTTTTCGATTCCTTTTATTGTAATTCTATGTTGACCTTGTGGAGTTTCTGTAGCAATTTTTAACGGAACAATGTGAATTGTGCTCTCGTTAGAAAAAATTTTTATCTGATCATTTTTTAAAATCGGAGTGATTGATTGGTGAGACGTTTCAATCGCAATGTCAAATATTTTATTCTCGGAAGTTTTGTTTTCTATGATGAATGAAATAGAAGATGAAGTTCCCGGCTTTAAACTGTCTTTTTTTGAGAAAAAAGTAGCGCGGGGAATAGAATGGTAATATATAGTAACCACGTTTTATTCATTTTTATTTCTAGTTCAATATTGAGTGCGAATGCATTTTCGTCCTCATCGATGGCAATGAGAACCGCATTGTATTTTTCTGGAGGCATTTTACTGATATCGATATAAAATGATTTTGAAGTCTGCGGTAGCAATCCCATTGGCAGACTTGAAAAAGTTGCGACTTTGTCTCCGTTTTTTTTGTTATAAATTTCAATTGCTATGCTGGGTTTGCAATAAAGGTTTCCCTCGTTGGCGACTGCAATTTTTAAAATTTGTAGTTTATCTTCTTTTTCAATTTTTACTCCTTCAAATTTTAGATTGGGTTTTGCTTTTTCAGAATCTATATCAGTAATAATTTGAACAGCGTATCGAACGATGGATGTTATGTTTACGCCTTCTTTTTCGTTGCTTGGTCTAATGTTGTCTACTGGCTCTACAATGATTACGCTCCAATAGCTTCCTATATCAGCAACTTGCTTTGGAATTGTAATTTCGTATAAAACTTCAGTTTTTTGTTTCGCTTTTAGATTAATCAGATTTGTATTTAACTTAATCCAATGAGCATTAGTTTTAGGATTTGTGTTTGGAACTGTGTACTGTATTGACCCGTCTGACTGATAGTTGAAATCCTGCAGAAATAATTTTATACTTTGTGGCTGATTGCTTGTATTTTCTAGACTTATTTTTCCTTTATAAATATGTCCGTTTTCTACTTTATAATTGTGTGAAAGCCCGTTTAGTATGACAATGTTAGCTTTTATAAAATAAGATGAAAACATCAGGATAATGAAAAAGATGGTACGCTTTAGCATTTGAATGTAAAGTTTGAGTTTAAAATAAAGACAAGAAAAACTTGGAGAAACTTAAATCTTAAATTTCTCCGTGTTTAAAAGATGTTTTTCAGAATTTAGTTATCCGAAATAGTGTAGGTCACAGTTGCAACAGCAGTCGTAGTTGCTTCAAGATCTGCATAAGCAGCGATGGTACCAGATCCGCTTCCTGCAGCTAAAGCATACGTAAGATTGTGACCGTTATTTGCGCCATCTCCTGTGTAAGCACTTCCAATTCCGGAAATGATTGTTTGATCTGCGGCAGTTAGCGTCAACTGCGCAGATGGAGTTCCCAGAGTTCCTCCTCCTGAACCAGTTGCTGTAGCAGCAGTTACTCTGATGTCAATACCAGGGATTATCTCATCTACTTTTACCGAAACATTACGGGTAGCATCTGCAACAGATTTAATCGATGAATAATTCAGCCAAAGTGTGTTGTTTGTACCACTTGGAACGATAGGAAGACCAGCTTCATCAGGAGCTGTAAATCCTAAAGTTATGTTTTTGTTGGCAGCAGGCTCAATGTCTACGAGTGCTACTTCAGGAATAGTAATCCCGATGGTGTGATTGTCTGTGTTAATGTCTTGCGCCTTTAGATTTGCTGAGAAAGTAAAAGCTGCTAAAGACATAGCTAAGGTTAATGTTGTTTTTCTCATGGAATTAAGTTTTAGTTTCTAAAGTTAATAAAATTCATTACAATATGAAATATTTAATAAGAATTTTTTATTGTTATCTATTCATTTACAATATCTAATAATAATTAAATAATTTGTTTTTCATGGTTATAAAAAAAAGCAGTAAATATTATGACTAAAGTCAACATCAAAAAAAATCTTACACATTGTTTTGTGTAAGATTTTATCTAAATTTTAAATTATTTTAAGACCAATGAAGATCCGTCACTGTAGGTTTTCCTGATTCTATTCTTCCCGCAAAATGCCAACTGTTATTTTCAGTTTTTATTTTGAAATCGTACCAGCCTTTTGTTTTATCAAGATTAAAAATTATTTTTTTCCTGATGATTCGAGAGGAATTTCTTGCTTTTTCCCATCATAAAGATTTTCTAAGATAATAGTTGTTTTGTTAGCAGAGATCTTATTCAGTTTTATTTCAACTTCATTTTTCGAAATATTATTTGATAATGTTATTTCTACCTCTGCTTTTTTATTTCCTTTAAATTTTCTTACAAAACCGTTGGGTCCTGTTACTTCAAAATTATAAGAATCAATATCAGCTTCGTGAGAAATCTCCTCTTTTGCATAGAGCGCATAAGAAAAATAATAATCTGGTGTATCAAATTTATTTTTATCATAAATAATTAAAGGTACTGCAGCATCTTTAAGGTTGGTCATCACAATTTTATGATTTTTAAGGTTGACCTCATAATCGTAAGGTAATGGATTTGATGGTTTTATACCTCTTTCCTGAATTTGTAATAATTGATGATTGAGATCCTTTTCAGAATACCATTTGAGATTGGGTGTGGGTTTGTTTTTTGCTGAATTAATGATCTTTGCATACTCTTTTTGATTCAAATAATTCATTGTAGGAATTTTGCTTTCAGATTTGTTGAAAGCTGATGTCAAGTCACCACAGATTGCTCTTCGCCAATCGCTGATGTTGTCCACCGTTACATCCTTGTTATATTTTTCTGTATAAATTTTTCAAGAAATTGTAAAACCGAAGTATGATCAGAAACCTGAGAGTTGACGAAACCACCTTTCGTCCAAGGTGAAGCTATAATCATCGGAACACGAAATCCTAAACCAACCGTTCCTTCAACTCGTTCATTATCATGAAGGTCAGAATTTGACATATATTCCTGATTCTTATTCACATATTCTACACCCTCTTTTCCGTTCATATCAACGGGTTGATTCGGATTTAACGGCGGTGCGAAAGGAATCACATGATCAAAATAACCATCATTTTCATCATAATTAATAATGAAAATTGTTTTCTTCCAGGTTTCAGGATCTTGTGTAAGAATATTCAAAACTTCAGAAATATACCATGCACCATACCACGGTGAACCAGGATGGTCAGAAAATCTTTCCGGTGCAACCAACCAGGAAACTAATGGAAGTTTTTTGTCTTGTACATCTTTTCTGAACTGATGCAAAACATCTCCTTTTGGAACAACCAGCCTTTCTCCGTTTTCATCTTTTCCCACTTCTAAATTCCAGTAATCAGGATCATCCGAATTGATGGTGAATGCTTTTTCGTGAAGATTTTTTTCTTTTTGAGAAAGCTTTGCAAAATTATCAGGATGATATTTTATTAAATCTTCTTCAAGCTCTTTAATTAAATTTTCAAAACGTTCTTTGTTTTTCGGGTTCTTCTCGATTTCAGTTTTTAAGTGATTAATGAGATTGGGAATATTTTGATGGTAACCTTTAGAAAATTTGACATTAAAATTAGAAAACCATTCAATGGGATTATCGGTAAAATTGCTCAACCAAGATTCTTCTTCACCAGGCATCCCTTTCGGAAGACTGATTTCATTCTGATAAATTCGCCACGAAACGTCTTGTTCTTCCAGTATTTCAGGAAAACTTTTCCATCTTGCCTGTCTGTTTTTATCATAATCGATGTTGTCATTGTAAACATTGGCTTTTACTTTGCCATTTTGCTGTTCACGAATCGTTCCAGACCAAAGAAATAATCTGTTAGGTGTAGTTCCTGTCAATGACGAACAAAAATATTGATCAAAAATTGTAAATGAATCTGCCAGCTGATAATAAAAAGGTAAATCTTCACGGTTATAATACCCCAAAGTCAAAGGCATTTCTTTATAGTCCTTATTTCCGGAAGCTTTTGCCTGAAGCCATTGGTCGTACTTCATTCCGTTTAAGGCATGTTGCTGATCAGACCATGAATGCGGCAATGAGCTCATCCATGTAGATTTGGTATTTTTAAATCTAATCTTCCCGGAGCAGCATATTTTCCATCATTATTTTTCTGAAAAAATACCGAGTGGCCATCTTCTTTAGCGAATGCAGTTTGATCTAAAAATCCCCGAACCCCTTTCAAAGCTCCGAAAGCGTGATCAAAAGAACGGTTTTCCTGCATTAAAATCACAACGTGTTCTGCATCATAAAATGTAGATCCGGCTGCAGCTTCTATTGTTAAAGCTTTTAAAATTGCAGGATGCAACATACTTGAAGTTCCCAAACCGGCCATTAAAATTCCCGATTTTTCTAAAAATTCTCTTCTGTTCATATCGAAAAATACTAAGTAAGAAAGAAACCGCAAGTATCATCATCAGCTTACGGTTTCTTAAATTGAAAATTACAAAATTGTTAGCTTTCTGTTACTGCAACCACCAAGGTTTTAAAGTAATATTATCCTGTCCGTTGTACTGTGCAGTCAATGCTGCTTGCAGATTGATATTATTATAATTGTATTCCACCTGTGGATATCTGAATCTTGAAGGTGCGGTAACGCCTGTTTGCAAAGGCAGATTTGGGTAACCAGTTCTCAAGTAATCCTGATAAGATGTCCATTGCCCTTGATGGAACATGGTCATGTATTTTTGTGTAATAATTTTTTCAAGCTGATTCTGAAGCGGAGCTGAATTATTATAAAGCACTAATGAGCTCGCCAAATAATTATCAACATTAAATCCTGCAAAATACTGATTCGAATTTTTTACATATGTCTGGTAAAACTGAAAACTTGCTTTGATTGCGTTATCGTAATGCATTTTTGCAGATCCTGAAATCCAGCCTCTTGCTGTGGCTTCGGCCAAAATAAATTCAAGTTCAGCATAAGAAAGAATAGATGAAGGTTCATTGGTAGCATCTTTATAAAATCTTTCGTTGACTTTTGAGATGTTTTTAGCGATAATCAATGCGGCATTATCAGCGTAAGGTGAAGTAGGATTGCCTCCGTTGTAACCGTTAAAGTTGGTAATTGCCAAACCATTTTCTTTAGCCGAGGTCGTCTGTTCTGCAAACGTAAAAATTCTTGGATCTTGTCTGTCTTTGAACATGTTGATAAAGTAATTCGCCATATACAAACTAGAACCATAACCACTACTGTTAAAAGTTGTGTATCGGCTGTCTGCAGCATCTGCAAATTTCAGTTCACCATTATCCTGAATGGAAGTCATTAAACTTTGGCTTCCTGCAATTGAAGCAAATTCAGTGGCAATGTTAATTCCGCCAATGGTTGTTTTTTTAGATAAAGTCATTAAAACTTTCAATCGGAAAGAGTTAATCAATTTTTTCCATTTTGTAGCGTCACCGTTGAAAATGATGTCCCCGGCAATCGCATCTGAAGAATTAATTAAATCATTGGCTTGTTTCAGTTCATTTAAAACTCCGGCCATTACCGTTTCCTGACTGTCATATTTTGGCTGTGTAATTCCCGATTCTCCTTTTATCGCCTCAGAATAAGGAATGCTTCCGAATTTTAAACTTAAATTATAGAAATGGAAAGCTCTGTAAAACTTACCAATTGCCTGATAATTTTTATTGTTAATTCTTTCGGCTTCCTGCATCATTTTCATCGTGTTCAGCAAATCTGTGCTGTACGTACCAAATGAAGCATCATTCCATTTCATGTATTGGTAAATATTTTCACCATCGGTACCAATCAGCATTCTGGAAGCATACATCGGATCTCCCTGAACGGCAAATGCAGATTTTGAAACGTATGTTAAAAGATATTTCGGGTCGATATTAGCCTGATCATTTGGGTTTTCGTTGATTTTATCCAAATCGGTTTCGCACGATGAAAGTGAAAATAATCCAACGGCTAAAACTACTATTTTGAAGATATTGTTTTTCATTTGTTTTTCATTAAAATTTAAGATTAAATCCGACCCCGAACCATCTGCTCGAAGGATCCTGAATATCGTTTCCTGAACCTGAAGTCTGACTTCCAATCTGGAAATCAGGGTCTGAGTAAAGATTTTTAGATTTTTTCCACATGGCTAAATTATATCCTGAAATATTTGCGGTAAAGCTCTTTACAAAACCATTCGGGTTTAATAAGTGAGA comes from Chryseobacterium sp. 3008163 and encodes:
- a CDS encoding alkaline phosphatase family protein; the encoded protein is MNRREFLEKSGILMAGLGTSSMLHPAILKALTIEAAAGSTFYDAEHVVILMQENRSFDHAFGALKGVRGFLDQTAFAKEDGHSVFFQKNNDGKYAAPGRLDLKIPNLHG
- a CDS encoding phospholipase domain-containing protein; translated protein: MDNISDWRRAICGDLTSAFNKSESKIPTMNYLNQKEYAKIINSAKNKPTPNLKWYSEKDLNHQLLQIQERGIKPSNPLPYDYEVNLKNHKIVMTNLKDAAVPLIIYDKNKFDTPDYYFSYALYAKEEISHEADIDSYNFEVTGPNGFVRKFKGNKKAEVEITLSNNISKNEVEIKLNKISANKTTIILENLYDGKKQEIPLESSGKK
- a CDS encoding alkaline phosphatase family protein, translated to MSSLPHSWSDQQHALNGMKYDQWLQAKASGNKDYKEMPLTLGYYNREDLPFYYQLADSFTIFDQYFCSSLTGTTPNRLFLWSGTIREQQNGKVKANVYNDNIDYDKNRQARWKSFPEILEEQDVSWRIYQNEISLPKGMPGEEESWLSNFTDNPIEWFSNFNVKFSKGYHQNIPNLINHLKTEIEKNPKNKERFENLIKELEEDLIKYHPDNFAKLSQKEKNLHEKAFTINSDDPDYWNLEVGKDENGERLVVPKGDVLHQFRKDVQDKKLPLVSWLVAPERFSDHPGSPWYGAWYISEVLNILTQDPETWKKTIFIINYDENDGYFDHVIPFAPPLNPNQPVDMNGKEGVEYVNKNQEYMSNSDLHDNERVEGTVGLGFRVPMIIASPWTKGGFVNSQVSDHTSVLQFLEKFIQKNITRM
- a CDS encoding SusD/RagB family nutrient-binding outer membrane lipoprotein, with protein sequence MKNNIFKIVVLAVGLFSLSSCETDLDKINENPNDQANIDPKYLLTYVSKSAFAVQGDPMYASRMLIGTDGENIYQYMKWNDASFGTYSTDLLNTMKMMQEAERINNKNYQAIGKFYRAFHFYNLSLKFGSIPYSEAIKGESGITQPKYDSQETVMAGVLNELKQANDLINSSDAIAGDIIFNGDATKWKKLINSFRLKVLMTLSKKTTIGGINIATEFASIAGSQSLMTSIQDNGELKFADAADSRYTTFNSSGYGSSLYMANYFINMFKDRQDPRIFTFAEQTTSAKENGLAITNFNGYNGGNPTSPYADNAALIIAKNISKVNERFYKDATNEPSSILSYAELEFILAEATARGWISGSAKMHYDNAIKASFQFYQTYVKNSNQYFAGFNVDNYLASSLVLYNNSAPLQNQLEKIITQKYMTMFHQGQWTSYQDYLRTGYPNLPLQTGVTAPSRFRYPQVEYNYNNINLQAALTAQYNGQDNITLKPWWLQ
- a CDS encoding WxL protein host-binding domain-containing protein, with translation MLKRTIFFIILMFSSYFIKANIVILNGLSHNYKVENGHIYKGKISLENTSNQPQSIKLFLQDFNYQSDGSIQYTVPNTNPKTNAHWIKLNTNLINLKAKQKTEVLYEITIPKQVADIGSYWSVIIVEPVDNIRPSNEKEGVNITSIVRYAVQIITDIDSEKAKPNLKFEGVKIEKEDKLQILKIAVANEGNLYCKPSIAIEIYNKKNGDKVATFSSLPMGLLPQTSKSFYIDISKMPPEKYNAVLIAIDEDENAFALNIELEIKMNKTWLLYITILFPALLFSQKKTV